The following coding sequences lie in one Ostrea edulis chromosome 8, xbOstEdul1.1, whole genome shotgun sequence genomic window:
- the LOC130049819 gene encoding uncharacterized protein LOC130049819: MFFFIIYSDITKSADSFDEFEALWVQMGEELEKEASSQPQVVTVTPNTSFGASFNSSCTSDKLISLEPSSPKYSPAIDENWPPALNQDGNWLPAPVIDQETGEKSFSDVEDSILTTFRRKNPKKFKALEKKMRTPLKENVQEQFNLLRNIHRRIAEDIEQSSIIINYLEDKCSTEPAKKRAKLTTL, encoded by the exons atgtttttctttattatttacAGCGATATTACAAAATCGGCTGACTCCTTTGATGAGTTTGAAGCCCTGTGGGTGCAGATGGGGGAAGAACTAGAAAAAGAGGCTTCTTCTCAACCACAAGTCGTCACAGTGACACCAAACACTTCATTCGGGGCGTCATTTAACAG TTCCTGTACATCAGACAAACTGATCTCATTGGAACCGTCGTCCCCCAAGTACTCCCCAGCCATTGATGAAAACTGGCCACCGGCCTTGAATCAGGATGGAAACTGGTTACCGGCTCCTGTGATTGACCAGGAAACTGGAGAAAAGTCTTTCAGCGATGTAGAGGACTCGATTCTAACCACGTTCAG acgGAAAAATCCTAAAAAGTTTAAAGcgctggagaagaagatgaggACACCTcttaaagaaaatgttcaagAACAATTCAACCTCTTACGAAACATACATAGGAGGATAGCGGAGGACATTGAGCAAAGTTCCATCATAATAAATTACTTGGAAGATAAGTGTTCCACAGAACCCGCCAAAAAACGTGCAAAGTTAACTACTTTGTAA
- the LOC125662430 gene encoding proteoglycan 4-like has protein sequence MNYEPIREIRLFRCGIRIAGLDAGQRPLIRDVHGNICNEFILFFLSFSFYFFFISAFASTPRPSVKTNPTETINSTPQPSVKTNPTETIRSTPQPSVKTNPPETIRSTPRPSVKTNPTETIRRTPQPSVKTNPTETIRSTPRPSVKTNPTETIRRTPRPSVKTNPTETIRRTPRPSVETNPTETIRRTPRPSVETNPTETIRRTPRPSVETNPTETIRRTPRPSVETNPTKTIRRTTRRPSRTKPRSDEDIFDEDEAEGFLGWAAVTTVIIIFIIIKRLLRNGCRHAPPYDYQNPVYTPSATPSSDFRMNVLHTPPSPQATSPDTPTPSTSASCRALISPGTPEIEAPVASRTRSKCSKKLSFVTSL, from the exons ATGAATTACGAGCCTATACGGGAAATCCGTTTATTTCGATGTGGGATAAGGATTGCGGGATTGGACGCGGGTCAGCGCCCTTTAATCAGGGACGTGCATGGCAATATCTGTAATG aattcattttattttttctttctttttcattttattttttttttatttcagcatTCGCATCAACACCTCGGCCATCAGTCAAGACCAACCCCACCGAGACAATCAACAGTACACCTCAGCCATCAGTCAAGACCAACCCCACCGAGACAATCCGCAGTACACCTCAGCCATCAGTCAAGACCAACCCCCCTGAGACAATCCGCAGTACACCTCGGCCATCAGTCAAGACCAACCCCACTGAGACAATCCGCAGGACACCTCAGCCATCAGTCAAGACCAACCCCACTGAGACAATCCGCAGTACACCTCGGCCATCAGTCAAGACCAACCCCACCGAGACAATCCGCAGGACACCTCGGCCATCAGTCAAGACCAACCCCACCGAGACAATCCGCAGGACACCTCGGCCATCAGTCGAGACCAACCCCACCGAGACAATCCGCAGGACACCTCGGCCATCAGTCGAGACCAACCCCACCGAGACAATCCGCAGGACACCTCGGCCATCAGTCGAGACCAACCCCACCGAGACAATCCGCAGGACACCTCGGCCATCAGTCGAGACCAACCCTACCAAGACAATCCGCAGGACAACTCGACGGCCATCCCGAACCAAACCCCGAAGTGATGAAGATATCTTTGATGAAGACGAAGCAGAAG GCTTCCTTGGTTGGGCAGCTGTCACCACTGTGATTATCATTTTCATAATCATAAAAAGACTTCTAAGAAATGGATGTCGACATGCACCTCCCTACGATTACCAAAACCCTGTTTACACTCCTAGTGCAACCCCCTCATCAGATTTCCGCATGAATGTACTTCACACACCCCCATCACCTCAGGCCACTTCACCAGATACCCCTACACCCAGTACTTCCGCATCATGCAGAGCCCTCATTTCTCCTGGGACTCCTGAGATAGAGGCACCGGTTGCATCGCGCACCAGGAGTAAATGTTCCAAAAAACTCAGTTTTGTCACTTCATTGTAA